Proteins from a single region of Psilocybe cubensis strain MGC-MH-2018 chromosome 3, whole genome shotgun sequence:
- a CDS encoding putative kinetochore protein spc24, whose protein sequence is MIDVQDATKLIRDMLPIIDPDEDYLTIVAAEEQISASEARRKKEFEEALTNLKALSKVLEAARISSTRPGSVPSEQAHATTLNELDGTKISLAKAISDAETALGSKEAELSALKEDARKLEVYDPAAEHEKELDGSTLRLAIYKAIGFEPILDKNGNIKKMLVTARSGDVHSVDFNTEKSDLECTELLWKLVNS, encoded by the exons ATGATCGACGTTCAGGATGCAAC GAAACTCATCCGGGACATGTTGCCTATCATAGATCCTGATGAAGATTACCTTACTATTGTTGCTGCAGAGGAGCAAATCAGTGCATCTGAGGCACGACGCAAGAAGGAATTCGAGGAGGCCCTTACAAATCTAAAAG CCCTATCAAAGGTTTTGGAGGCAGCACGTATATCATCTACAAGACCCGGGTCTGTTCCTTCCGAACAAGCTCATGCTACTACTTTGAATGAGCTTGATGGTACCAAGATATCTCTCGCCAAAGCCATCAGTGATGCAGAGACTGCACTGGGTAGCAAAGAAGCAGAACTGTCCGCTCTGAAAGAGGATGCAAGAAAACTCGAAGTGTATGATCCTGCAGCGGAACACGAGAAAGAATTAGATGGCAGCAC CCTGAGACTGGCGATTTACAAAGCAATTGGATTTGAGCCAATACTGGATAAGAAcggaaatatcaaaaaaatgCTCGTCA CCGCGCGATCGGGCGATGTCCATTCAGTTGACTTTAACACTGAGAAAAGCGACCTAGAATGTACAGAACTCCTATGGAAGCTCGTAAACTCGTGA
- a CDS encoding Chromatin assembly factor 1 subunit A gives MSGPETPKANKQPSPSTEKKQDKQPIAELKNGKVIFRQKPVSFEKQSETLQDIVKFRSMLEDKINAKESFSVFPEEFKPLIAKLAHESDKTLNALAKYVHQELLPAAHDAVAPATSAVLPVHLIECAIQEIMTRNNYGIDVPLGVKPPAAICVWRWEVKPDHISWLPKNSIGKAELRQAERIQAKEELKAIFETYSQKERDAIIDPKGAGKVQAKDSSISTVDGKLDVTKITPQSSKKQGKKREEEPESETPTTKQPRPKKEKVQDPEKIAKEKEKLEKKAAKAEKEKKEKDAHSKSQSIMAKFFVKPKSPSRVTKSQYESAVAGPSRIQSDFEKVFKPFVLQKDKVMAPANWFLDEKRRKRKAALPTGQEVIVIDSDEDMKDEEQGSSSTETNLEGASNQEHLNSILASLPPGATPTRVLHRRFDALKAGFRVYNPVTVRDLMAELSEAEVSGNDDLVRSLLAKLNDRELLPAKAFCFHTDARPGYFGTWTRSSRIIGPRTPFAKDTLVFDYAYDSGEEWEEEPVGEDVVDDGDEEDVDGDEQDSDLDSWLVDDDEDPNLALLHDSSPPPILDFPTSAPSKRKADEGERKIGKRRKVVVPLVPFAKGPVLETVIGQCDYEPFRPYAIQLFNDTPLSIDPFTFVSTCIEDYRSRNAINNAVPTESAFAIPALPPRLTSITNTSIGNSGTDLSTNTPTIAPLVAKKVQPTTKFTFPEVYMPLLMAKFTQIQASSITALVESIYLDLKEHKVKKTAIEAKVREVGEKCKEKKVWIIKPALLVNHSLQIWHLTGCSFTSNQQQQTES, from the exons ATGTCGGGCCCCGAAACGCCCAAAG CTAACAAACAACCTTCGCCTTCGACTGAGA AGAAACAGGACAAACAACCAATTGCTGAATTAAAGAATGGAAAGGTAATTTTCAGACAGAAACCTGTCTCTTTCGAGAAGCAATCGGAGACCCTACAAG ATATAGTCAAATTTCGATCCATGCTGGAGGATAAAATTAATGCCAAAGAATCCTTTTCTGTTTTCCCGGAGGAATTCAAACCTCTAATCGCGAAATTAGCACATGAAAG TGACAAAACCCTGAATGCACTTGCAAAATATGTACATCAAGAGCTCTTACCAGCTGCACACGACGCTGTCGCGCCCGCCACATCTGCTGTTCTTCCTGTTCATCTCATTGAATGTGCCATTCAAGAGATAATGACTCGTAATAACTACGGGATTGACGTACCTTTGGGAGTCAAACCACCTGCCGCCATTTGTGTATGGAGATGGGAGGTGAAGCCTGACCACATTAGCTGGTTGCCTAAGAACAGCATAGGGAAAGCCGAGTTGCGACAGGCAGAGCGCATCCAA GCTAAAGAAGAACTCAAAGCTATTTTTGAAACTTACTCACAGAAAGAACGCGACGCAATCATCGACCCCAAGGGTGCAGGCAAAGTTCAGGCAAAAGATTCCAGCATCTCGACGGTAGATGGTAAATTGGATGTCACCAAAATCACACCACAATCTTCCAAAAAGCAGGGCAAGAAAAGGGAGGAGGAGCCTGAAAGCGAAACG CCCACCACTAAGCAACCCAGACctaagaaagaaaaggtcCAGGACCCCGAAAAGATTGCAAAG gaaaaagagaaactggagaagaaaGCAGCTAAAgctgagaaggagaagaaagaaaaggatgcGCACTCTAAGTCTCAGTCTATTATGGCGAAGTTTTTTGTCAAACCGAAGTCACCATCGCGAGTAACAAAATCTCAATATGAAAGTGCTGTTGCTGGCCCTTCGAGGATACAGTCCGATTTCGAGAAGGTTTTCAAACCTTTTGTACTGCAGAAGGACAAGGTCATGGCGCCGGCTAATTGGTTCTTGGATGAGAAGAGACGTAAAAGGAAAGCGGCCCTTCCTACTGGACAAGAAGTGATTGTTATAGACAGCGATGAAGACATGAAAGATGAGGAACAAGGCTCGTCTTCCACAGAGACCAACCTGGAAGGGGCGTCAAATCAAG AGCATCTAAATAGTATACTGGCCTCCCTACCGCCTGGTGCTACGCCTACGCGCGTGCTGCATCGGCGGTTTGATGCCTTAAAGGCTGGGTTTCGGGTATACAATCCTGTGACTGTGCGGGATCTCATGGCGGAATTGTCTGAGGCTGAAGTCAGTGGCAACGACGATCTGGTCAGGTCGTTACTGGCAAAACTTAATGACCGCGAACTACTACCTGCAAAAGCATTTTGTTTCCACACTGACGCTCGTCCCGGTTACTTTGGAACCTGGACCCGTAGTTCACGTATCATTGGACCACGGACACCGTTTGCCAAAGATACTTTGGTTTTCGATTACGCGTACGACAGCGGAGAGGAGTGGGAAGAGGAACCAGTCGGAGAAGATGTGGTTGACGAcggagacgaagaagatgtAGACGGAGATGAACAGGATTCTGACCTGGATAGTTGGCTTGtagacgatgatgaagatcCAAACTTGGCCCTACTTCATGattcctctcctccacccatACTTGATTTCCCTACGTCCGCACCATCGAAAAGAAAGGCTGATgagggagagagaaaaatCGGTAAAAGGCGGAAAGTGGTTGTGCCTCTTGTCCCTTTTGCGAAGGGACCTGTTTTGGAGACAGTTATCGGTCAATGCGATTATGAACCGTTCAGACCGTATGCCATTCAACTTTTTAATG ATACGCCTCTATCTATCGATCCATTTACCTTCGTGTCCACATGCATTGAAGACTATCGCTCGCGAAATGCAATCAATAATGCTGTCCCCACTGAATCAGCATTTGCTATTCCAGCTCTTCCTCCCAGATTGACGTCAATAACAAATACCTCGATAGGGAACTCAGGTACAGATTTGTCGACAAATACACCCACTATCGCCCCTCTGGTCGCCAAAAAGGTGCAACCTACAACGAAGTTTACTTTTCCGGAAGTATATATGCCATTACTTATGGCAAAATTCACCCAAATACAAGCTTCAAGTATCACAGCTCTTGTGGAATCCATTTATTTGGACCTCAAAGAGCACAAAGTGAAGAAGACTGCTATTGAAGCGAAAGTTCGGGAAGTGGGAGAAAAGtgcaaagagaagaaagttTGGATAATCAAACCTGCATTGCTGGTGAATCATTCTCTGCAAATTTGGCACTTGACTGGATGCTCATTCACATCgaaccagcagcagcaaacaGAATCTTAA
- a CDS encoding Replication factor C subunit 2, producing the protein MASSFFAAKATSSSKLTSKQRVEPALQPWVEKYRPKTIDDISAQEHTVAVLRKTLTSTNLPHMLFYGPPGTGKTSTILALARQLFGPDNFRNRVLELNASDERGINIVRDKIKNFARQTPRAETVASDGKVYPCPPYKIIILDEADSMTQDAQGALRRIMETYARITRFCLVCNYVTRIIEPLASRCSKFRFTPLDSDSAALRLSHIAQAEEIDVDKAVIDELISTSAGDLRRAITYLQSASRLSSSSTPATKIKPVDIQEIAGVVPTAVIEDFARILGIEVQNDMVVDDSPPRVDGRGGFEPIKKYVKFLMREGYSATQIISQVHDLVTFHPTLNGRKKSKCALVFAEADKALCDGADEELWVMEVGLRVNKAVLS; encoded by the exons ATGGCGTCCAGCTTTTTCGCAGCAAAGGCAACGTCTTCCTCAAAATTAACGTCAAAGCAACGGGTAGAACCTGCTCTACAACCATGGGTAGAAAAATA TCGACCAAAAACAATTGACGACATATCTGCTCAAGAACACACTGTTGCGGTTCTTCGCAAAACACTCACTTCTACTAAT cTGCCCCATATGTTATTCTATGGCCCTCCGGGTACGGGCAAGACCTCAACCATTCTCGCTCTTGCACGTCAGCTCTTCGGCCCTGACAACTTCAGAAATCGTGTTCTGGAACTAAACGCATCCGATGAGCGAGGTATTAACATTGTACGCGACAAAATAAAAAACTTCGCTCGTCAAACACCCAGAGCAGAGACAGTTGCCTCGGACGGCAAAGTATATCCATGTCCGCCTTACAAAATCATCATCCTTGACGAAGCCGACTCTATGACACAAGATGCACAAGGTGCTCTTCGACGAATAATGGAAACCTACGCTCGCATCACACGATTCTGCTTGGTATGTAATTACGTGACCCG AATTATAGAACCGTTGGCTTCCCGCTGTTCGAAATTTCGGTTTACACCACTTGATTCCGATTCGGCTGCCCTTCGTCTTTCACATATCGCACAAGCAGAGGAAATAGATGTCGACAAAGCTGTAATCGACGAACTCATCTCAACATCTGCTGGTGACCTCCGACGCGCAATTACCTATCTGCAGTCCGCGTCACGGTTATCCTCTTCGTCAACCCCAGCGACCAAGATCAAACCGGTCGATATTCAGGAAATAGCTGGAGTTGTTCCAACAGCTGTCATCGAGGATTTCGCGAGAATCCTTGGTATCGAGGTGCAAAACGACATGGTTGTAGACGATTCCCCACCACGTGTTGATGGTCGAGGTGGATTTGAGCCCATAAAGAAATACGTCAAATTTCTAATGAGAGAGGGCTACTCTGCTACCCAGATCATTTCTCAA GTACATGATTTAGTCACCTTCCACCCTACTCTTAACGGGCGCAAAAAGTCCAAATGCGCCCTTGTCTTTGCAGAGGCCGATAAGGCACTTTGCGATGGTGCAGATGAGGAACTATGGGTAATGGAAGTTGGATTGCGTGTCAACAAAGCCGTTCTTTCATAG
- a CDS encoding Heat shock protein sks2, with protein MAEDLFDGAIGIDLGTTYSCVGVWQNDRVEIIANDQGNRTTPSYVAFSAEERLIGDAAKNQAAMNPRNTVFDAKRLIGRRFDDPDVKKDMSHWPFEVVEKEGSPLIKVNYLNEDKTFSPQEISSMVLMKMKEISEAKLGKTVKKAVVTVPAYFNDSQRLATKDAGAIAGLDVLRIINEPTAAAIAYGLDRQSKTEKNVLIFDLGGGTFDVSLLNISGGIFAVKATAGDTHLGGEDFDNTLLEHFKNEFKRKTKLDITEDARALRRLRSACERAKRTLSSVTQTTIEVDSLFQGEDFSANITRARFEEINAAMFKSTLDPVEKVLKDAKMPREKVDDIVLVGGSTRIPKIQALVSEYFGGRQLNKSINPDEAVAYGAAVQAAVLTGQTSDQTKDLVLLDVAPLSLGVAMQGDVFGVVVPRNTPIPTNKSRTFTTVEDNQTTVTFPVYEGERTQCRDNRLLGEFELTGIPPMPRGQAELVTTFEVDANGLLKVSAMDRASGRKASISITNSVGRLSNAEIDQMIKDAEQFKAADKEFSARHEAKSDLEAYVHQVESTITSPEIGMKLKRGAKAQVEAELARALEKLEIEDSTADELRKAQLGIKRALQKATAGIR; from the exons atggCCGAAGATTTGTTTGACGGTGCCATTGGCATTGATCTCGGTACCACCTACTC TTGTGTTGGTGTCTGGCAAAACGACCGTGTCGAAATCATCGCCAATGACC AGGGTAACCGAACGACACCTTCTTACGTCGCCTTCTCTGCTGAGGAGCGTCTCATTGGTGATGCTGCCAAAAATCAGGCCGCCATGAACCCCCGCAACACCGTCTTCGACGCTAAGCGCCTGATTGGTCGCCGATTCGA CGATCCTGATGTCAAGAAG GATATGTCGCACTGGCCTTTTGAGGTCGTCGAAAAGGAGGGCTCCCCCCTCATCAAGGTTAACTACCTCAATGAGGACAAGACCTTCAGCCCTCAAGAAATTTCCTCCATGGTCCTCATGAAAATGAAGGAAATTTCAGAGGCCAAGCTCGGAAAGACCGTCAAGAAGGCCGTCGTCAC TGTCCCTGCCTACTTCAACGATTCCCAGCGTCTCGCAACCAAGGACGCTGGTGCCATCGCTGGTCTCGATGTTCTCCGTATCATTAATGAGCCCACCGCTGCAGCCATTGCCTACGGTCTTGACCGTCAATCCAAGACCGAGAAGAACGTTCTCATCTTCGATCTTGGAGGAGGAACTTTCGATGTCTCTCTCTTGAACATCAGCGGCGGTATCTTTGCTGTCAAGGCCACCGCTGGAGACACCCATTTGGGTGGTGAGGATTTTGACAACACACTCTTGGAGCACTTCAAGAATGAGTTCAAGAGGAAGACCAAGCTCGACATCACTGAGGATGCTCGTGCTCTTCGTCGTCTCCGCAGTGCTTGCGAGCGTGCCAAGAGGACCTTGTCCAGCGTCACTCAGACTACTATCGAAGTTGACTCTCTCTTCCAG GGCGAGGACTTCTCCGCCAACATCACTCGTGCCCGCTTTGAGGAAATCAACGCTGCCATGTTCAAGTCCACTCTCGACCCCGTCGAGAAGGTTTTGAAGGATGCTAAGATGCCTCGCGAGAAGGTCGATGACATCGTTCTCGTTGGTGGATCCACCCGTATCCCCAAAATTCAAGCCCTTGTGTCCGAGTACTTCGGTGGACGACAACTGAACAAGTCCATCAACCCCGATGAGGCTGTTGCCTATGGTGCCGCTGTCCAGGCCGCTGTCCTCACTGGCCAGACCTCCGATCAGACCAAGGATCTTGTCCTCCTCGACGTTGCTCCTCTCTCCCTCGGTGTTGCCATGCAAGGTGACGTCTTCGGTGTTGTTGTTCCCCGCAACACCCCCATTCCCACCAACAAGTCCCGTACCTTCACCACCGTCGAGGACAACCAGACTACTGTCACTTTCCCTGT TTATGAGGGCGAGCGCACACAGTGCCGCGACAACCGTCTCCTTGGAGAGTTCGAGCTCACTGGTATTCCTCCCATGCCCCGTGGCCAAGCCGAGCTCGTCACCACCTTCGAGGTTGACGCCAATGGTCTCCTTAAAGTCTCTGCTATGGACCGTGCTTCCGGCCGCAAGGCCTCCATCA GCATCACCAACTCCGTTGGTCGTCTCTCCAATGCTGAGATTGACCAGATGATCAAGGATGCTGAACAATTCAAAGCTGCTGACAAGGAGTTCTCTGCTCGTCACGAAGCCAAGTCTGACCTTGAGGCCTACGTCCACCAGGTCGAGAGCACCATCACTTCTCCTGAAATTGGCATGAAGCTCAAGCGTGGAGCTAAGGCCCAGGTCGAGGCCGAGCTTGCCCGCGCTCTCGAGAAGCTCGAGATTGAGGATTCGACTGCTGACGAACTGAGAAAAGCTCAGCTCGGCATCAAGCGTGCTCTCCAAAAAGCTACGGCTGGTATCCGGTAA
- a CDS encoding 37S ribosomal protein mrp4, mitochondrial, whose product MSQPALRPWLAAARCSSRKCSLGANIIARHQSTHREALLETPEDWANFRKTREERKLQFSFFEPYGSTTTSTNTFKYRDGLVKPPRDATVSALLAAGAHFGHAASRMNPNFVPYAYGTRAGITIIDLDHTLPMLRQAASLVRAIARAGGLVVFIGTRPDLRPIVTKAAERLGRQGFYVGERWLPGTLSNRRQFFGDHVVDKERMLPDLAIILNPLQNTIAINEFAAENIPTIGIIDTNVDPRLVMYPIPANDENTRTAELIGGVLSIAGREGVALFERDNVATLKQQGKKQRQRISSSMSNE is encoded by the exons ATGTCCCAGCCAGCACTCCGCCCATGGCTCGCTGCTGCCCGCTGTTCCTCTCGAAAATGCTCCCTGGGCGCGAATATCATCGCTAGACATCAGTCGACTCATCGGGAGGCGCTGCTAGAGACCCCTGAGGATTGGGCTAACTTCAGAAAAACTCGAGAGGAGCGAAAGCTACAGT TTAGCTTCTTTGAGCCGTATGGCTCAACTACAACCTCGACAAACACTTTTAAATACCGTGATGGTCTCGTCAAACCTCCAAGAGATGCTACAGTATCCGCGCTTTTGGCCGCTGGTGCCCATTTCGGACATGCTGCTTCGCGAATGAACCCCAATTTCGTGCCCTATGCATACGGAACGCGTGCAGGCATCACTATCATTGACCTAGATCACACTCTTCCGATGCTTCGACAAGCCGCCAGTCTTGTGCGAGCCATTGCACGCGCTGGTGGTTTGGTTGTCTTCATTGGCACGCGTCCCGACCTTCGCCCAATTGTGACTAAAGCTGCTGAAAGACTAGGGCGACAAGGATTTTACGTTGGAGAGCGTTGGCTTCCGGGCACTCTTTCAAACAGACGTCAATTCTTTGGTGACCACGTTGTAGATAAGGAAAGGATGCTTCCCGACCTCGCCATCATCCTCAACCCTCTCCAAAATACCATCGCCATCAATGAATTTGCCGCCGAAAATATACCCACTATCGGAATCATTGATACGAACGTGGACCCTCGGCTAGTCATGTACCCCATACCGGCCAATGACGAAAATACGAGGACAGCTGAACTTATTGGTGGAGTTCTGAGCATTGCAGGCAGAGAGGGTGTAGCTTTGTTTGAACGGGACAATGTGGCGACGCTCAAACAGCAGGGTAAGAAGCAGCGGCAAAGAATTTCCTCTTCTATGTCCAACGAATGA
- a CDS encoding putative anthranilate synthase component 1, giving the protein MDPLTLPALPTLATVENLIFNEKRGNCVPVYVELPADLITPCMAYLRIAKDSKYSFLLESVIGGENVARYSFIGADPLKVIKTGPGEEITGDPMTALQRELALHQYVKIPEVPTFTGGAIGYVSYDCIQHFEPKTKTELKDVLGIPEAVFMLVDTLLIYDHIFQTLKVVSHVFIPKSFGTGNLAFTYQTAVSKARRLAKLLLSTATPEPPQPPITLGNEGVSNVGKDGYEGFVTSLKKHIVAGDIIQAVPSQRLSRPTSLHPFNAYRHLRQINPSPYMFYLDCGDLQIVGASPETLCKVEKNVVYNHAIAGTIKRGKTPEEDEKLGAVLLASEKDRAEHIMLVDLARNDVNRVCQPKTVKVDHLMKVEKFSHVIHLTSQVSGTLRDGLTRFDAFRSIFPAGTVSGAPKIKAIEIISSLEQERRGVYAGAVGRFDFAEDEMDTCIAIRTMTFKDGIAYLQAGGGIVFDSVEEDEYIETINKLGGNVRALEEAEEYWYKVQQNQGTKKANPRNV; this is encoded by the exons ATGGATCCATTG ACATTACCCGCGCTACCTACTCTTGCTACTGTCGAGAACTTAATCTTCAACGAAAAACGAGGCAACTGTGTCCCGGTTTACGTGGAACTTCCAGCCGACTTGATTACACCATGTATGGCCTACTTGCGCATCGCGAAGGATTCTAAGTACAGTTTTCTTTTGGAATCGGTTATTGGAGGAGAGAATGTCGCCAGATACAGTTTCATCGGAGCTG ATCCTCTGAAGGTCATCAAAACTGGCCCTGGAGAGGAAATTACGGGCGATCCTATGACTGCGCTCCAGAGGGAGCTAGCACTTCATCAATATGTTAAAATCCCTGAAGTACCAACCTTTACTGGTGGCGCCATCGGATATGTGTCGTACGACTGCATCCAACATTTCGAACCAAAGACAAAAACCGAGCTCAAAGATGTTCTTGGGATTCCAGAGGCTGTCTTCATGCTTGTCGATACTCTTCTCATTTACGATCACATCTTCCAGACCTTGAAGGTTGTGTCACACGTCTTCATTCCGAAATCATTTGGAACAGGAAATCTTGCCTTTACATACCAAACTGCTGTGTCGAAGGCGCGCAGGTTGGCCAAACTTCTTTTGTCAACCGCTACTCCTGAGCCTCCACAACCTCCCATAACCTTGGGGAATGAGGGGGTGTCCAACGTCGGAAAAGATGGCTACGAAGGATTTGTTACGTCTTTGAAGAAACATATCGTCGCTGGAGACATCATTCAGGCTGTACCCTCTCAAAGACTCAGCAGACCAACTTCACTGCATCCTTTTAACGCCTaccgtcatcttcgtcaaatCAACCCCTCGCCGTACATGTTTTACCTGGATTGCGGAGATCTTCAAATTGTTGGTGCAAGTCCTGAAACACTCTGTAAAGTAGAGAAGAATGTCGTCTACAACCATGCCATTGCTGGTACCATCAAACGAGGGAAAACTCCTGAAG AGGATGAGAAGCTTGGTGCCGTCCTTCTCGCGTCTGAAAAAGATAGAGCTGAACACATTATGCTCGTCGATTTGGCAAGAAACGATGTCAATCGTGTATGCCAACCGAAGACGGTGAAGGTTGATCATCTAATGAAAGTCGAGAAATTCAGTCATGTCATCCATCTGACGTCTCAAGTTTCCGGAACTTTAAGAGACGGCCTAACAAG GTTTGATGCTTTCCGATCGATATTCCCTGCCGGAACTGTTTCTGGTGCCCCCAAGATCAAGGCCATTGAAATCATATCATCTCTTGAGCAGGAACGACGAGGAGTATACGCTGGTGCTGTCGGTCGGTTTGATTTTGCCGAAGACGAGATGGATACTTGTATAGCCATCCGAACCATGACTTTCAAGGACGGCATTGCGTATCTTCAAGCGGGTGGAGGCATCGTGTTTGATAGCGTCGAAGAGGACGAATATATCGAAACAATTAACAAACTGGGGGGCAATGTTCGAGCTCTCGAAGAGGCCGAGG AATATTGGTATAAGGTACAGCAAAACCAGGGCACGAAGAAGGCAAACCCTCGGAATGTATAG
- a CDS encoding Protein shq1, which produces MITPRFSCGQTDEAVIVSLYCPSIRAADVEINVDETLVTIHVNPYFLRLNFSKPVLEDDSSSAQYDPSTGNLTVTLTKENKGEHFDDLDLLAKLLAPRKTVSEPPSIEVISSESLSEDELTSKTESLSIENDEFIKASENDWQLPQEIPSPLPPLNTSAQVRYGFLSIHSGYLKYASHTENEVNELGDDAEICTKAERRVKRVKHEDDKWDEEHYMADFVDDEYIQELIHWPHPYITSHDPIVYTEKENLAMLRLPRKEYLATENQTHDLYLTLVTLLFSYAYDSRTSQLDPTPESAWTICSLTPAFTALDPPHSFRYKGGPHVFPADELEEVLVPSYRRSLAFPLYRSFALAERCRQDVASFLAKGKRMVIRCLLEMKDILDHHEVYYIYSKIWLDDFCVWIQADASDETLDLLGKALMEVKVRKVAIGWGLPDFEQAAKEALQGERESDSDDQTTDSDA; this is translated from the exons ATGATTACTCCTCGTTTTAGTTGCGGCCAAACGGACGAAGCGGTTATTGTTTCGTTATACTGCCCATCTATCCGT GCAGCAGATGTCGAAATAAACGTCGACGAGACTCTAGTCACTATTCATGTTAATCCATATTTTCTGCGACTCAATTTTTCTAAGCCTGTGCTGGAAGATGATAGTTCATCGGCTCAGTACGACCCAAGTACTGGAAACCTTACCGTCACCTTGacgaaagaaaataaagGAGAGCATTTCGACGACCTTGATCTCCTCGCAAAATTGCTGGCCCCGAGAAAGACTGTCTCGGAACCACCTTCGATTGAAGTAATCTCGTCTGAAAGCCTTTCAGAAGACGAACTGACGTCCAAAACCGAGTCCCTTTCGATCGAAAATGATGAATTCATAAAAG CCTCCGAGAATGATTGGCAATTACCCCAAGAGATCCCATCCCCGTTGCCACCTTTGAACACATCCGCGCAAGTTCGCTATGGATTCTTAAGTATACATTCAGGCTATCTGAAGTATGCGAGCCACACCGAAAATGAGGTCAATGAACTTGGTGATGACGCTGAAATATGTACCAAAGCCGAACGCCGTGTTAAGAGAGTGAAGCATGAGGACGATAAGTGGGATGAAGAGCACTACAT GGCAGACTTCGTCGACGATGAATACATTCAAGAATTGATCCACTGGCCACATCCCTATATCACCTCCCATGATCCAATTGTGTACACggaaaaagaaaacttgGCGATGTTGCGCTTGCCTCGGAAAGAAT ATCTTGCGACGGAAAATCAGACTCACGACTTGTACTTGACCCTTGTCACATTGCTCTTCTCTTATGCTTATGATTCAAGGACTTCGCAGCTTGACCCTACCCCAGAAAGCGCATGGACAATTTGCAGCTTGACACCTGCATTTACGGCCTTGGACCCGCCGCATTCTTTCCGCTACAAGGGAGGCCCTCATGTTTTCCCGGCCGATGAATTGGAGGAAGTACTCGTACCGTCTTACCGGCGCTCCCTGGCTTTCCCCTTGTATCGCTCTTTTGCATTGGCCGAAAGATGTCGGCAAGATGTGGCTAGTTTTTTAgccaaaggaaaaagaatgGTCATTAGATGTCTTTTGGAGATGAAAGACATACTGGACCATCATGAGGTATATTACATATATAGCAAAATCTGGCTAGACGATTTCTGTGTATGGATCCAAGCCGATGCGAG CGACGAAACTTTAGACCTCTTGGGGAAAGCCTTAATGGAGGTTAAAGTCAGAAAAGTTGCCATTGGATGGGGCCTTCCAGATTTTGAGCAAGCAGCGAAAGAGGCACTtcaaggagagagagaaagtgACAGTGATGATCAGACCACGGATTCTGACGCATGA